The proteins below are encoded in one region of Longimicrobiales bacterium:
- a CDS encoding MbcA/ParS/Xre antitoxin family protein — protein MGLPHVEAPDVTRERMAQAGLRTFFRIAALWDLSVEEQMRLLGSPARSTYFKWKKEGTDSLPHDVLERISYVLGIYKALQVLLPDEQAADAWVRRPNDALPFGGRSALDRMLSGNVADLYEVRRYLDAERGGWP, from the coding sequence GGAACGCATGGCGCAGGCGGGCCTGCGCACGTTCTTCCGGATCGCCGCGCTGTGGGACCTGAGTGTGGAGGAGCAGATGCGGCTGCTGGGGAGTCCTGCGCGGTCGACCTACTTCAAGTGGAAGAAGGAGGGGACCGACTCACTGCCGCACGACGTGCTGGAGCGGATCTCCTATGTCCTGGGCATCTACAAGGCGTTGCAGGTGCTGCTGCCGGACGAGCAGGCTGCGGACGCGTGGGTGCGCCGGCCGAACGATGCGCTGCCGTTCGGCGGTCGATCGGCGCTGGATCGGATGCTGTCGGGCAATGTGGCGGACCTGTACGAGGTCCGGCGCTACCTCGATGCGGAGCGTGGCGGGTGGCCGTGA